The Primulina eburnea isolate SZY01 unplaced genomic scaffold, ASM2296580v1 ctg507_ERROPOS390280, whole genome shotgun sequence genome includes the window tacaaatgaattaattaccctcaatttatagatttttataaatctatgctattaggtagaaattaaaagcaaataaatatttttatttatttttatatattatataatatgataatgatataaatgaattcaagataattatataaataatttttataaatctctataaaattattagtatcactcggTTAagcttaaaaattgatatttgacttgactcacaaaatcaaaagctcaattatcatattatataatatataaaattaggtgcAAGCACTATCGGTGCATgaacagataaaaaatatgaacttaagcaacaactttgaaattataaaatttattatgataaggttaattttgtcattacaatctactatataaatttaatcacttttattaaaatcataccaaacattagatataatatcctacatcttataTATCATTAACAtatctttatattatatatcacgtgtttatcctatcatgtgtaccaaatTATGCCTTACAATACTCTTTTTCATAAATTTAAACTAGCTTCTAGAGGGCATTACCCCATAATTAAATATTCTTTCTAAATAATGTTAACTTCACTCAACTTTAATTttctatattaaaatataatatgaacAAGTCTATccaatgaaatttaaaaattttcataaatttcaaataaatgCTACCAAAttcttatatatttaatttactagcaaatttttaagaattttttttttatttttcttttacttGTTTCAGTTACTCCATGATTAAAAATTTTGTCCTTATTTTATTTCAGAAGGAAATATTTGTAAGTAGAATTTTTCAAGTAACAAGTCCAATTTGATGAAAAAAAACAAGTAACAAGTCCAATTTTCTGATTTCATGTGAGTTTTAGTGTTATGTCGGTGTTTTTCAGAAGTTAACATTCTGGTAAAAATGAcgaaaaataaatttcaaaaatacaaGTTAGTATGCTATAACTTTCAATTGACTAATAACAttatcaaaaatgaaaaatgtgcAAGTTAAATGACCATTAACTATataattttcttcttttttttataaaatttacatatagCTATGCATCTAACTATATATGCTTCATATTTTCCAATATACCATAACCATCCCTTTTTTAAATTGAGGATATAGTTGTATTTTTTTTCCAGACAAGCTTTTGGGGAATATTTATTTGTGTAAATATATGAATATGTTTTTTGTAAGACGATCTATGTATCTATTTATATATttctgtgagatgagtcaataTGATCTATATTTAAAACGAAACTAAAAAGTAATatctttaatataaaaagtACTATTTTTTTAAGAATCAGGTCAGGTTGGAGGTCAAGTTCATAAAATTGACCAGTGAGTCTTTATCGTTTTAGCACAATTtacttttgttttcttttgggaTTCTCAAAAAAAGTAAGATAAAGTGTTGGATTATATTTAAAATGATATGTAATGCACCAGTGACGTACAACTTATATGGTGTGTTGGACTGGGCTTTAGTTCGGTCTAAGTCTCGATCCATATATgctgtatacatatatattcttttGGGTTTAAATGTCATATTTATAATGTTTAAATAGGTTAgagaatatttataattatatcatTATGTAGATTGGTGGTTatgaaattatattataaatatataccCTATCTTTAATTAAGAACCGGCCATTCACCTCTCCACATTTGGGGATTAGCCTACAAATAAAGCAAattgaaattatttaaaattctagTTTAATTGGTCCATTAATTATTTGtacatttttatgatatatattgaTTTCGATTTGATTGATTCATTAATCATTCGAGAGACTCACATGAATTAATGATTATCTAGAACATATGATGACGATCATCTCATACCATATAGCATGTGTTCATTTTGATTCATCGGATCTACCGGTGACGTTACTCATATTTGATAAGCAACAGAAAACAGACAATAACACCGATTGGAGAAGATTATTCTAAATACATTAACCAACGCAAACCAAATTTATATCTAAAATCTGCCTGTGTTAAAACCTAATCCACGCAGTATGTTAGGAGTGgtgatataaaattaaaatacacaGGCATGGCTGCAATAATATTCCGAGGTTGTTAATTGAATTTGCTGACATCTCCTGACTTTATCTGAAACCCGGGGAGTGGAAGAGATTCTCTTCCAAAAGAGCTTTGTCGTGAAACCCAACGAGAGGTGGGAAGCACATGGTAGTGACACACGAAAGCCCGTCGAGTCACGAACCAATATTAAATGCCATATGCGAACATACGAAGCTTCATGGCTGCTTGCTTTGGCTGACATTTGAGAGAGACGTGTGCCATTCTTGTGGTCCCACGAGAATGTTTGAGGTAAAAAGTAAAatcttataaaataataaataacaaTTGGGGTTCACGTgagattttaaataaataagatattcttcactttatttttttgttttacttttatttgTAACATACTAAATAAAAATCTTTTGATGTAAACGATGTTTAACCGTGATATTTTACGATGAATCTGTTACTCTTGGCTCATGTTTAGTCTAAATAAAAGACAGGTTCAGCACGTGTCAATgtattttcttataaatatcaggttcagATGTATAATTGAGATattctatatattattatcCAGCAGCACCTTTAGTTGCTCCCCTTATATCCTCAGTCTAAGACCTTACATTTCATCATAGTTAAGCATCTTAAATATAAGGTTTATAAAAACTTATTCTTCAATTTTtatcttaatataaaaaaataaaattaaaaagtttCCTCTGATAATACGTTCTTTAGATCCAAAAGTTTTTGTTTCTGAACTCATCCCAAATAGTTGGTTTATGCTCTAAATAGTTCAAACATAATCGTCAAAATCTATTCAATGAAACACTACACGTTTAAACTTAAAGCCTGATCCATTCTCAAGGTTAATGGGTTTcaaatgattatgtttataaTATTGTTGATATTTTTAatcattaataaataatatttatatcacAGATCGAATAAAAAGAGTTTAAATGTCTGTTTTTTTTATGTCTTGTGATCTTGTCCAATAGTGTTTTCGATTTTTTTGTCCGAATTGTGGGTCATCCTTCGTTCTAAAACCTAAATTAAGACAATATCAAGAAAAATATAAACAAGTGAGGTGCTTTCCAAAATTGACACACTTTTTTTTGTTTCCTTATGATCAAGTGAAATCAACCCCACCATAAAACTCGTGCTTCATCTTCTTGGGAAACATCATACATAAATGGTGGAAATAATCCACCAATTGCCACAAATtctgatttaaaaaaatttcctgTAAGATCTCGATAATTTGGTATTTTTGCATGTTTTATGAAACTTGAAATGTTTAAAATTTTGTGACCCGTATCTAAATGACCCTATACGAAACATATAACCTACTTACACCTTTTTTTTCTTCCAAATTTAGAATAAAAATTGAATCTTTACAATAATAGCAATTGGCGTGGAATCTGTTTTATGACTTTATGACTCCCCCACAAGCTTTGTTTCATCTTTTATGCCTACAGGCACTCTGCAAAAAAGTTCGagattaattaatattaaaattagcGAGGAAGCCGATGACCCTAGCTTTGCGATCATTACATAAATGCACCCTCAAACTGTCCTCTCCAAGTCACTTTCCCAGAACTATTTCCTGTTAACCAGCATTAGCGTGAATTTTGGTCGTTCTTCGGTGATTTTTGTTCAAGAAACATGCCTTCACTCGAAGAAGACCAGCAGCAACCGTTGCTAACGAATCGGCCAACCGATTTATCCGATGAAGACGAAGAAGAACGAGCCTATGTCGCATCGGAGAAAATCCACGTCATTGGAGTGGACGAAGGGGCTGACACCGACGAGTATTCCACCAAGACGCCGCCTTTTTCGTGGCGGAAGCTATGGCTATTTACGGGTCCGGGATTCTTGATGAGTATAGCCTTCCTGGATCCGGGTAACCTTGAAGGGGATCTCCAGGCGGGGGCGATTGCGGGTTATTCTCTTCTGTGGCTGCTTTTGTGGGCCACCGCCATGGGCCTGTTGGTTCAGCTGCTGGCGGCTCGTCTCGGCGTGGCAACGGGGCGTCACTTGGCGGAATTTTGCAGAGAGGAGTATCCTAACTGGGCTAGACTGTTGCTTTGGATCATGACAGAGCTGGCCCTGATTGGGTCTGACATTCAGGAAGTGATTGGCAGTGCTATTGCTATCAGGATTTTGAGCGCTGGTTTCATTCCTCTCTGGGTTGGAGTCATTATCACTGCTCTTGACTGGTACATAATTGCACGTGAATATCTTTGGTTTTATCACTTGATGAGTTTGGCTACTTGTTGAAAATAACACTACCTTGAATGGTTGCTAAATTTATTTAGtcattttctgtttttaatGTGTGTAAATTGGTGGGTGACAAATACCATTGATTGAGGTTGAATTGGTGAATGGTGATAGGTTCGATCAAATTCTTTACTTGGATTTGGACAAGCgagtttgaagtatttattGCTTTTGGGTTTGTTTTATTATTCCTCATAAGTATTTGAAATAAGTAATCAGCGTAAATGAAGTTTCACTTTTGTATACGGTGTGTTTTCTGATGTCTGCCGTGGTTGAGATTTCATGATATTAAATTCCTAAAATTTGAGGATGTTTTTCATTTGTTTCTTTTTCAAATAACGTAATGTCCAGTAACGACTCGGACACTGGTTCAACATTTATATTTGACATCTGAACTGTTCAGTTTTGACACCTTCTTGATGCAGTTTCATCTTCTTGTTTTTGGAGAACTATGGTGTGAGAAAATTGGAAGCACTTTTTGCCGTCCTTATAGCAACAATGGCCGCCTCATTTGCATGGATGTTTGGTGAGACAAAGCCTAGTGGCCGTGAACTTTTACTCGGTGAGATTTTTTCTCCAACTGAATCGATAGAAGTGAACTTCTGGATAACATTTCTTTAATTTGATCTGTGAATATAGGCATTTTGGTTCCAAAACTCAGCTCCAAAACTATACAGCAGGCAGTAGGAGTTGTCGGGTGTATTATAATGCCTCACAATGTATATTTACATTCCGCCCTAGTACAATCTAGAGATATCGACAAAAACAAGATAGGCCGAGTTCGAGAAGCCCTCAAGTACTACTCGATCGAGTCTGGCCTGGCTTTATCAATCTCTTTCATGATAAATCTGTTTGTCATGGCTGTTTTTGCCAAGGCATTTTATGGTACAGAACAAGCCAACAATATTGGCCTCGGAAATGCAGGGCAGTATCTTCATGAAAAGTATGGAGGAGGAATATTTCcaatatattatatttgggcTATTGGTTTGCTAGCAGCTGGCCAGAGTAGTACTATAACTGGCACTTATGCTGGCCAATTTATTATGGGTGGATTTCTAAATTTACGGTTGAGAAAGTGGATAAGGGCACTTATAACAAGAAGCTTCGCTATTATCCCGACACTTATTGTTGCTCTTGTTTTTGATACATCGGAGGACTCGTTGGATGTCCTAAATGAATGGCTTAACGTGCTTCAGTCTGTTCAGATACCATTTGCTCTCATTCCCCTGCTTTGCCTGGTATCAAAAGAGAGAGTAATGGGCATTTTCAAAATTGGCACTGCTCTGCAGGTATTTTCGTGTTCATAAATGTTCAGATTCCATATATATGCATCAATTGTTCCTTTGTTATGTGTAAAACGGGAGAGATTTTCTGTTTGGATTGGTTGGTCATTCTACGTAATGAACAAACTCTGCACTTCATATGTTTTGGAGGCTCTTGTTTATTCCGTTAGAAATACACTAGTTGTTTATGCACATATCTGAAGATATTGAATTCGCCCAGTTTTTCTTGTTCAGAAACAAGAAAAGAGACAAACTAAAACGTTCGTGTCCTTTTGGTTTGTAGATAGTTTCATGGCTTGTGGCTTCCCTGCTGATGGCTATCAATGGCTATCTTTTGGTTGATTTTTTCTCCGGCAAAGGGAAGAGTGGTGCTTTCTTCATTTCTGTGGTTTCCACATGTGCAGCTGCGTACATTTGTTTCATAATATATCTTGTTGCAAGGGAACTCAACTTTTCCTGTTTGTTTGTAAAAGCCAATAGGATGAAAAAATCAGAAACCTGATGGAAAATCGTTTGCACATTAATGCAAGAAACTTCATTCTTGGCAAAAAGGATTATTTTGCATGGAGGTTGCAAATGTCTCTTGCCGGTGAGGAAGAAGACTGACTCTTGATTTTTGTGCGGTATTTTAAACCACGCACCAGAGAACAAACGAAAAATGGCTGTGAAAATCAGCTTCTCAAGGATGTTAGAATTTGCTCCCCCCTTGAGGGCTGAACCCACGCCTGTATCAGTTTAACGCTTAATTATGATGTCCTGATAGGTAGTCAAGCGGGGTACTTGCCCTTTCTTGGGGGAATTGTATTAGGAACATTGTGAAATTATTCAAATGCTTCGTATTGTGCCTATTTATTCATGTGGATAATGTTCACCACGCCACTTTTCTTAAGCCTCCGAACTGCATTACAGATAGTTGCCAAGAATATTTATTAGAACCAGAATACAAAGATTCACTTATTTTGCAGATGTATTGTCGATCAATTTCAACTGCAAATCTCACTATTCAACCAGGGAACGAAGATTACAGTCACTGTAACCATATTGTTGACTTGTTGTAACGTCCCATACGTCCCTAATGCACGAAGTTGCACACTTGATGCAGCAAATGCAACGCTACTTCAAGCAACAGTAAAAATATTCCTGCCTTTGCACACCTCGAATTAAAGAACTAGCACAAATCAAGAGCTGTTAGAAAGAAATGTGGCTGAGAGGCAACAAACCACAAGCATTAAACGGAATTTTTTAAGCATTGAACGATTGTTCGATGAATATCGTAGAGAGAATGGGTGTCTTGTAGTTCGGTAGTGACGGTCAAGCCATAGTGTTCCTCGACTAACAAAACATACATTTACACATTGAAATGGAGTGTTTGCACACCCCAATGTCAGACAGAAATGGCCAACGGAGATCGAAAACCACCTTAGATTGATGGAGGTGATAGTTTCATTCTTCATCAGTGTATCATTAAACAAATATCCTAAATTTGAAATGTCTGTACTAGAGTATTTATGCACAAGCACATGAAATGCAATGAAAGAATAGAACACACAAAAAGCTTACTACAGTGATCTATAGCTCAACAAAATAAGTACAAGGTGAATCACTGTGTACCACTCATTTTTatcttaacttaattaatattttacacatacaaattctttaaaaaaattgttcaatGTCAAAAAATGGGGTAGCATATACAATTCAAATGACAGACTGACTATAGCGCTGAATAATTTCTTCACTCGATGTAAAAATTCAGATGCACGAGATCTCAGCCTCCCTTGCCGTAGGAAGGGCAGCGCACGTTTGGGCCGGCGCTATGTTCCTCGGCACAACGGCTTGTTGAAAGTAAGTTGACCTGTGCATACCACCAACACACCCAAACTATAACAACAATACTAACAATAGTAATAACAATAACTAAAATAGTGCTGATAAGAAACCACCTTGATAATTTCATTCTTGGCTTTTCGCCCAGAGTAGGCAGCAAGGACAGCCATGTGAAAATGCTGCATTCAAAAAGGTTTATGTAAAAACAATTTATGTTAAAGTAAAAATCAAGCTCGATCATAAGTTCTCGAAATATTAATTAGCCTAAAATAAGTAGGCCAATTTCATGCAATCctatttttcttgtaaaattaaatataattgatTCAAGATATTAGAAGTATATAGTAAGGACAAAAGCTTTTCCAAAAACCGATGTTAAGTCCTAACAACACATAATGTTGAATGTAGATATATGAAAATCAATCAGCCGAAATATGATCACAGTATATGTAGATAGAAAATAAAGAACTTACTCTAAAAGGATCGCTTCTCAATGACTGCACAAAAATTGAGCTCCCCACTCCTGTATCCTGTCACAAGAACAACATCAAAATTTTCAGCATTTTATTGAAACGATAGTTAACTTCACAGAGAGTTGAGAAAAGAgcgatataatatatatatatatatatatatatatatatatatatatatatatatatatatatatatatatatatatatatataaatcttgTTTGCTATCCACCTCCAAAGAAATATCTTTCAGCCGCCTTCCGGTTTGGGCACAACATACACGAATGGCAGGTTCTTCACAACTTCCACTGATAATGTAATCTCTTCCGTT containing:
- the LOC140821315 gene encoding metal transporter Nramp3.2-like; protein product: MPSLEEDQQQPLLTNRPTDLSDEDEEERAYVASEKIHVIGVDEGADTDEYSTKTPPFSWRKLWLFTGPGFLMSIAFLDPGNLEGDLQAGAIAGYSLLWLLLWATAMGLLVQLLAARLGVATGRHLAEFCREEYPNWARLLLWIMTELALIGSDIQEVIGSAIAIRILSAGFIPLWVGVIITALDCFIFLFLENYGVRKLEALFAVLIATMAASFAWMFGETKPSGRELLLGILVPKLSSKTIQQAVGVVGCIIMPHNVYLHSALVQSRDIDKNKIGRVREALKYYSIESGLALSISFMINLFVMAVFAKAFYGTEQANNIGLGNAGQYLHEKYGGGIFPIYYIWAIGLLAAGQSSTITGTYAGQFIMGGFLNLRLRKWIRALITRSFAIIPTLIVALVFDTSEDSLDVLNEWLNVLQSVQIPFALIPLLCLVSKERVMGIFKIGTALQIVSWLVASLLMAINGYLLVDFFSGKGKSGAFFISVVSTCAAAYICFIIYLVARELNFSCLFVKANRMKKSET